TTGGTTCAGTTTTCACAATAACTGGAGGCAATTCAAGTTTATCCTCAGTTAATGCTTCTTCAAATACTTTTTCTTGAGAGGGTTCTCTTGGTTCATTCTTAACAATCCTTGAAAGTGGTTCATCTTTAATGTCAATACTGTAATCATCCCTAATTTCAGTACTAATAATGGTTTCACTATCGTTGTGGCTAGGTGATGGATTCGTCATTAATCTGTGGTATTCCTTGTCTAATTTTTCAGCCTTGCACGGTGCATCTAGTACTGAGATATTTTTGTCACCTGTGCCTACGATGCGTGGCAACACTCCGGCTTTCAGTTTAATACTTGTCCCCATTATCCTATACCTCAACCAGTTTTCAGCATCCTCTTCTagctataaaaatttaatatgatgaaaaatcatACTTTTTCAAGCTCTCACTTAATTAAGCTGGTATTTACTACTGGGTATCAATCACATACAGTTCTTTAGAAGTGGTTAATCGATCCTAATGACAATGAGCTAGGAGTCAAGGTGACTTGGAGTAAGTGTGAGGTAACTGAagagtaattttaattttttgtactcTGCGATAAAATGTAAATAGCAATGGATGTGCATCACTCATAttcatgttttcaaaattatgaaaagtagtGATACATGTGTTTTGTTTCTGTctaagaataatattattgtttcgaaattttcaaactcataACCTCAATAATTATACATCGGAGGTATGTTAAAATATTCTCTCTTTGAATATGGTCAAAAGCAGATTTGGCAACTCGATGTTCACGCCTAATAGTTCAACTTACGTTAAAATGATCTCCACAACAATAGACGCTAGATACATGGTTGAAGTAAACATCTTTGCCTGTTCTACCGACTGCTTCGGCCCATTGTTTTCGGACAGCAGTTCCCTGTGGTAATTTAATGAATGCTTTTAAAGGCTGGTCAAAGCTATTTGACGAACATCCAGGTACAAAACACTTTTTATGCCATTTACGTGAGCTCATTTTTGGATTATAGACCCCAAGTGCCCTATCTCAGATACGTCTGTGCACTTTAATCAATCACAACAATTTCGCGCACTTTCGTGACTGACTTCATGGAGCGCAATTCTGACGGCAGCGGAACGGCGGCAACGTTGCAACTGTGTGTATGCATACATAATGGTTCACACGTATGCATAATGCTTGCAGcgtttatatgcaccttaaccGCGCTTCGCGCCATCGCGCCTATGCGAACCCAGCCTAAAAGGAAACATATCGGGTAATCAGATGTATAGCGGGGGAACAGACTTATCTTTCTGTACACGCGAAGCTACCTCTAGATCACTGATCGTGTATAGTAGAGATCAGTGCTGTAGATCCTAAGTCTAGATCCGGGCAAACATCTCGTCGTGCTGTCTAGCGGAGAAAGCACGTACTGTTTGAATATTTCGATTTCAGAGCCATTTCCATTTGAACGTAGACGTTGACGTCGAGTTGATCCTCCTTCTCTCTGCCCTCTGTACTTTCGGTAGCGTGTCGGACTTGTGTACTTCTTTATTAGTGGTGTAGTTGGCGTTTAACTGAAATTTAATGTAGCGCTTTAGTTTGGAAGGTTATGGATTAAAGGTTCAGGGTGTGGCATCAAATTGTGATTTACAAAACAATGCAAATTTATCAAACGTATTATGCTATGTATAATCACTAACCGATTACGACAATTACTGTCGACGACGTGCAAAGGTGTTTCTTCTTCACGTTACAGTTTTGACACTTGATACAGTCCCACTCTTTCACCCAACTGACAATATTTCATtgaatatacacatatacgtaaCACAATTATACTTcatagaacttgtttcattgcattgtAAAAGTAGAAGAAGCATCACTGAAGTATCATCAACTAGTTataaagttgagaaaaatttcatgatgTGCTAAGATAGCAAGTGGTCCACTAAAGTGGACGGTGGTTGTTCACGAGGTGTTGCGTACAATCTTTCCTCGTAATGTCAAGTAAATAATTCTATGTGGGATGTTTTCCACTTCTCCCACTCCGCACGAGTTCACCGAAATGTCTCGGTTGGCCGACTACTTCGTTGTCGTCGGTTACGATCACGAGAAAGAAAGTAAGTCACCATTTCAAtactataaataaatttcatctatCAATTGCTACAACTACCCTCTCGTTTCAAACTCAAAGTTAAAATGCTGCACAAAAAGTTGAGACCGAATgaatgtacgtatgtataatatattatgacTTACCTCCATATTTGATCTATGCATGAATTAGTTGCTCAATGTGTATCTCAACGTCTATTCAAAACAAATACTTTGATTGTACAGCTGTGGAAAATACTGTCGCTTTACGGCAATAATTTTGTATTACTGGTACAACTGTCATGCAAGTGGTTTGGGAGATTATCGTAAAAGTATTTTCAGCTGTCTAATACCATTTCTTCATGCAAACAGCAGTCTAATGCTTGCACTTTGGTTTGCGGCAAGGTATTCAAATGCAAATAGCAAATTAGCATCTTGAAAAGTCTCAGTATTACATGATATGTTTGCCATAAGTCCCTCATATTTGGCTGTACAACAAATGTGAAAGAACTTCTAACACAGAGCATCTGTTATAATAATACTCGTTGTACCAAAAAGTGCTTTTAGTTTTACTGCAACAAATTGGCTTGTTTATCGCATATTCTTCGCATATTATTACCACGCGACGAATGCTTATACTCACCATTCTTGTATGTaatgtgaatattttcacaggGAGTGGGATAAGCAATGGGATAATCCTGCAAAGGTTTCCCAAAAAAGACTGGCCAGATACACCTTTCATCGAAGGAATAGAATGGGTGAGAAGTTTCGTTAAAATTACCAATTATTAATGCTGAAACTTGAAACAAGCTCTTTGAAAGTGGAAGATAtctaaaatattcaattaagtttgagaaaatatataataatttatagttCCGATCATACATCTTTCAATGTTCTATTGAAGTTTAGATATGAAATTGACCGCCATACTTATGTAGTCATTCTtgctgattattattttagttttgtCAACCGCAAGGATGGGCGCTGTCCACGGACAGACAGGAGCCTCGTTTTTTCGTATCCATTCTAACAGACATCGATGCAAATCGTCATTATTGCGCTTGTATGTGCTTCAATGAAACAGTTTCTATAACACCCAGTAAACCAGTCGATGAAGAGGAAGACCCTGTAGACGGAGACAACCGTACTTTAGCCAGGAGTATTCCTGCAATTACTCATCACAGTATTATGTATGCTCCAAAATGTCTGGTGCTGGTTTCCAGGCTTGATTACATCGAAACATTTAGAGTATGTCATTTGAGAAACtttttaataattgtaatttttttgcatccGGACAGATTCCTCTAGACATAGCATTCAGGTTATAGGTtgcgatttaaaaattatgcatGTTGCATCTTTGAAACAcctttaaaaatgttgaacacAGAACTGCCTCGGAATCATATACACAGTTTATGTGGAAAATTTGGGTGTACCATTGGAAACGCTGGTTGGAAATATTCTTGGATGTATACAAGTACCTCCTGCCGGTGGGCCGCAAGTTCGCTTCAGTATTGGAGCAGGGGATCGTCAGGCACTCCAACCACCCATCAGCCCTTCGCTTCCCATCACTGACACGAGTGTCAATTTACTATTCCAACAACTTGGTAAATTTCTAATTCTTATCATGACAAACCTATGTAACAGTGAGAAAAGGCTTAGTAATCACCTGAGTTACTTAAATGCTATTCATTTGCAGGTATTCGTAATGTGCTTGTGCTCTTTTGCGGAGTTATGACTGAACACAAAATTCTATTCCACTCGGCGAGTTATTCCCGGTTGACGGAGGGATGCCGAGCTCTCACTGCATTAATGTACCCGTTTCGATATACCCATGTTTACATTCCACTGCTACCAGCTGCTTTGGTCGAGGTTTTAAGTACACCTACCCCATTTATAATGGGTGTCCACAGTTCGCTTAAGTACGAGGTTGCCGAACTGGTAGGTATTATTGCTAGTTTGAGGTTCGAAATATGCTGTGCGAATTTCTTACAGTAATGGTTGTACAGTATTGTTACAAGTTTGAGGTAAAGAGGTCCAATtatagaaaaagtttttttcagatGGATGTCATAGTGGCCGATCTGGATGGCGGCTCTATAACTGTACCTGATGGAGTATCGCTGTCGTTACTCCCAGAGCCTCTTTTGTCGCAAACTCAAGATGCATTGTCACTTGTTCTTCAACCAGAATTGAGCTGTGCTGACTACGCTTTTCCTCCGCTAGCAACAAGAGCACCACATCCTCCCATGCTAGATAAAGAACTTCGAGCTGTATTTATGCGCACATTTGCTCAGCTTTTACAAGGCTATCGAAGTTGCCTGACTTTGATACGAATTCATCCAAAGCCTGTCATAACTTTTCACAAGGTATGGTATATTAAGacagatattattattgttcttattatttttttttttttacagaagaaaaaagtcatcTAATTTACTTCTTGGTATCACTACAATTTCAATTCTAATTTAGGACTAGTAGCAAGTCACGGTTTAGAAAgctgtttcaaatattttctacaacaTTAATGTATAAACCACTTTATTTAActacaaaattcaattcaacttAAAAATCTACGAACACCATggtaatcaatatttttcctaAGTGATTCCCAAtctgaaaaaacatttctctaAAAAGAATaggattatttaaattttgtaaacacAATTATTGGattctgataaaaatatttgttataattatcaGAGATATAATTATGTTATTTTTGACAGCTGACATCCTTGGAAAAAGTTTAGTGCCAGTTGCTTCTAAATTGGTTTTTAAAATTGCAAGATTTGTGAAAGTAGTCACATTTTttatgagaatgaaaattaaatttgattataaaattcCAATCAATGACATAAcgatagtttttgtttttcttcgatAAAGTTTTGCTAGACGACAACAGCATTGAGTCAACAATATTTAATCAGTAGTGACAGTA
The genomic region above belongs to Diprion similis isolate iyDipSimi1 chromosome 8, iyDipSimi1.1, whole genome shotgun sequence and contains:
- the LOC124409413 gene encoding uncharacterized protein LOC124409413 yields the protein MSSRKWHKKCFVPGCSSNSFDQPLKAFIKLPQGTAVRKQWAEAVGRTGKDVYFNHVSSVYCCGDHFNLEEDAENWLRYRIMGTSIKLKAGVLPRIVGTGDKNISVLDAPCKAEKLDKEYHRLMTNPSPSHNDSETIISTEIRDDYSIDIKDEPLSRIVKNEPREPSQEKVFEEALTEDKLELPPVIVKTEPTDIFLAKMLTVEQHSRGYEDIVPKNKTISHKDIQCNISIRKHMRSKSTQVDTNIFMCSRGTSPIIFKQKK